The genomic window CAAAATACCAATAAAACATTGAATCTTTAAGTCTGTCACcacttttgcttttttttttggtaaaatGATGCATCTTACCTTCCCATACAAGTCCATTTTAGAGCTAAATAAATCTACCTGCTTTAAAAATACACCCTAGATGCTACATTAAACTCCCTGCTGGACGCACTTTTTTCAGGAAGCAAAATATAATGGCCCCTTCTTTTGCGTCACTCTCCTGGACGCTCTCGTCTCTCGATGTTCCCCGCCCATGCAGCCGGCCCCGCTTCCCAGAACAAACGAGCAAATGCGAGAGGCCTGAGTGCTTAtgaatattatcattattattgtggGCTTTTCAGTGGGagcaagagaaagaggaggccGGGGCGGAAACGCAAAACATGGGCACCTTACTTTGCAATTGTAATCATCACGTCGGTCCTCATTCAGGCGGATTATTAAAGCGGCATAATTCATCTGCAAGGTGCAAATGACGTGTGGTATTTTCATCAGGAAGTAAGGACCAGTAGGCTTGCAAAATCTATAATTCTGAGCGTTTTCCGGTGATTTTTAAATAACCAGCTTCCCCTCCATGACTCATCTCCCACTTGAGGATGTAATTATTTATAATAGTCACCTATGCCTCAAGAGATAGCATACTACTAGACACAACAGACATTATATAAGCGTGGACTACGGTTTGGATTCACTGTAGCACTGAATTTGTTGTCAGCCAGAAAGCAATCATTTGATAGGCCGTTTATGAAGTTACAGGGCGGGCTGTAGTGTGGCTGACCGCCCTCTGGAGGATTCACATGCAGGCTACTGCGCAGCTGCAGACGAGGAGGCGGTTCAGGTACGCTCAATAGACATGTCTGTCTGAACAAAACTACATTTTCGAGTTGTAGCCTCAAAATAACTGGACAGCCTGTCACTCTATGTGTGCACCTAGTTCAAAAATAAGAGCTTTAGGCGATTCTTGCATTAGTTTGATTTTTATGCATTTTGCCAAATTCATCCAGATTCAGGAATCGTGTTTCCTTGCATACATGGAGTAGCTCGGTGTTGGAGCTTCGTATTTCGAGAATGCGAGCCAACCCTTCCGGTATCAAGCTGTAGTTTCAGATACCTACATTTGGCGTGGTATACAAAACTTTTCTAGAGGTTTCTTTCTGCATAAGGAAAGGCCACAGTGGCACCATCTGCTGTTGGAAATAGTGctctggttgtgtttgtgcatggcAGCCCTCTAAAGCTTCCCTGTGGTTAATGAATAACCAAACAGGATTGGCAGAAATCAGATCTCTTCTGTTACATAAGGCTATAGAGCAGTTAGCTTGCTATCCGTTTACAAAGAGAGGCTATCCTGCTATTTTTATCTTGTGAGGAAATCAGATGACAAACATCGAACTATTTTTAGCATAAAATACAGGTGATACCAGAAATAGATTTTTCTGTTAGTCCTTCACTGTTTAAGACAGCCTACACGCCAATGAATGATTCTTCATGAAAAGGTACTGTAATATTGTAAAGTTCCTCTGAGACCTCTCCCTACAGAATGGTGATACTGAAATATATCTCTCCTCATGTATTGTATTATGTTCCATAAAGGTGACTGTGCAATGGAGGACTCCATTGAGGTGATTCTGCAAGACCATGCCAAGGTCTTTCTTACCACCAGCTCCCATCCCATGGTGTCAGCCTGCACAGGCGCTGTGCTCACAGGCCTGTATGGAGTCTGGAGCCTATTTGTTCTGCCTGGCTTTCGCAAAGTCCCCTGGAAACTCAAGGTTCTCTTTACATCCTTtgtcttttctgtctctgcctgCCTGCTTTGCCTCCTATCctccaaaatacaaaatactgcACGTTTGTTTGAAATCAAAGACCAGATGCCAAAGCATTACATAACTTGCACATTAATGTGAATTTACTTATTTTGGAGCATAGTGTTCTGTGCTATCAACAAATGAGAGAAAAGTAGAAAATGGTAAGTCTATACCTTTGATTATTTCGCCCATTACGTCTGTGATTACGCCACCCATGTGTCATATCGCACTAGGTCCAGTGAATACATCAAGCTCATCATCCCCAGTACTTCTACTATTTTTGGCCGTAATTCCTTTCGTGTTGCAGCAGCTGACGACTGGAATATCTTACAGAACACCCTCAAACtttcaactttgactccactcacaaccttcaagcttaaacttcaacagattgTAGTTGACTGTTGCTCCAGCTGATCACTTCGGACTTtacatacatgcatacttaTATGTGCACACATACTTTTCTTACACCTCACGCACATGcacttgttcacttttgttctatttgaTATTTATGTCTATTTGTGACTGTAgtttacatgtgtatgtgttcctgttggtgCCTTTTGGCCACCAACAGGTGACAGTGAGTGTGAGATCAGACTCAAGGTTGTAGTCTTAACACTTACAAAACTTGACTGCTGTGAACAAAATTGaatttgatttgaagcagaggaTTTTTTCCACATGATAAAGAATTATTGAATGTTTGCGTAGAATTTAGTTGGGGTGTCATGAATATATAATCCCTCTCAGTTGAACTTTATAAAGATGAATCTACAATATGGGTGCATAAAAATATAGCAGCTTTTCTAATTGACTTGCTCTTTGATAAACCTGGTTGTAAAGACATCTTCTAATAATAAGTGACACATGTAATGACttactgtgtgtctgtgttgtggtcTAGGTGCCTTATCTACCGTCCAGTAAAGATCAGACACTGAACGTTATGAAGCTGCTTGATGGACGAACAGGCCGCTTAGCAGAGCTTGGATCAGGAGACGGAAGACTGGTTAGTGAGTTTTACAAAAACTTGAGTACActgtattttcagttttcaaaCTCCTTTATAAATTCAGTGCTTGTGTGCAGTGGGTTACTGCAGTTGTATTTGAAAtccttcattttaattttgcagGTGTTTGCAGCTTCTTCAGCTGGTTTTCAGTGCACAGGGTTTGAGATTAACTCTATTTTGCTGACATATGCAAGGAGTAAGGCATGCTGGACAGGAGTGCCTTCAAGCCAGGCAACCTTTGTTAAAAAAGACTTCTGGAAGGTAAGACTTCACATAAAGAATCACTTTCTTCCAGCATAATAAATACTTATTAATAACATGTGTTTGTCATTTGGCTTTCATAGACAGATTTATCTTCTTACAACAATGTGACAGCGTTCCTTTCTCCAGGAGTGGTGAGTTTCCCTGCATTCTTGTTGAGTTTTGTTACTGCATTAGTCAAGTGGCATACATAACATTTAATTGCTAACACACTGACTTAGCTTTTTGTTTTGGGTGTATAGATGGGGGTTTTGGGGGAGAAGCTGTTAAAGGAGCTTCCTGATGATGCCCATGTCATCGCTTGTCGTTTTCCTTTCCCTGACTGGCCACAACAGTCAGCTGTCGGATCCGGTCTGGACCAGACTTTTGCTTATGACATAAGCAGTGTGCGCTCACACCTGAAAAAAATGcctgacacagtgtgtgtgtaataagCCCTACTGGTGTGATGAAATTGGTGTTAGCGACTGTTGTCAGTTTTATCTCTTGTAGGGAGTGATGCTTTTGAAAGATGTCTTTGAACATTGAAAGGATGAGGGGGACTATGGCTAAGCCAAGAAGATGTGATTCTAACAGCAACCAAGCCctgctgtatttttttaatctttacaCTGCCAGATCACACTGAGCCTTTTCCATACTGCTGACAGCCTTTTTGTAAACACAAAAAATCACTGCTGTCTGAAATACTGCTTTGACTTTTGATTTGAGTCTAACAGCTCTTCCTCTCTAAATGATATTACTAACATATCAATTCTAATGAACATCCATTGAGGGAAGCTACAGGAAATGTAACAAGGTTTGTTTTAGCATGTTTTTCTTTAAgaagtgtgattttttttcttttggttggGCTATAATTGGACtcatttgttgcatttattttccATTATTCAGAGATGTCCTTAAATGGCCCCATGATTAGTACTTTTATCTTAGTCACCTGACCTTTAAGGGTCACATGGAATGAGCATCTGAGCAGAAAAACTGGCATTCTATTTGGTTTTATGTGTAACCCGGTTTGGGATTGTTTattttcagaagaaaaaaaacccccTCAAAATCCAATAAATATTTTGTGCACATCACTTAAAACTGTCTTATTGTAGCACAACAATTGactgtccttttttattttgtattaatctAATGTTCATACACCAGGTTCATTGCACTACTAATACTCTTATCAAATAGTTTCATTAAGTCCTATATaaagtggtggacagtaacaaagtagattTACATGAGTactacttaagtacattttttcagtatttgtactttacttcagtattaat from Notolabrus celidotus isolate fNotCel1 chromosome 9, fNotCel1.pri, whole genome shotgun sequence includes these protein-coding regions:
- the si:dkey-190g11.3 gene encoding adenine nucleotide translocase lysine N-methyltransferase isoform X2 translates to MEDSIEVILQDHAKVFLTTSSHPMVSACTGAVLTGLYGVWSLFVLPGFRKVPWKLKVPYLPSSKDQTLNVMKLLDGRTGRLAELGSGDGRLVFAASSAGFQCTGFEINSILLTYARSKACWTGVPSSQATFVKKDFWKTDLSSYNNVTAFLSPGVMGVLGEKLLKELPDDAHVIACRFPFPDWPQQSAVGSGLDQTFAYDISSVRSHLKKMPDTVCV
- the si:dkey-190g11.3 gene encoding ATP synthase subunit C lysine N-methyltransferase isoform X1, translating into MRVRKKQRLLLLLTDLCAVWKVNAGDCAMEDSIEVILQDHAKVFLTTSSHPMVSACTGAVLTGLYGVWSLFVLPGFRKVPWKLKVPYLPSSKDQTLNVMKLLDGRTGRLAELGSGDGRLVFAASSAGFQCTGFEINSILLTYARSKACWTGVPSSQATFVKKDFWKTDLSSYNNVTAFLSPGVMGVLGEKLLKELPDDAHVIACRFPFPDWPQQSAVGSGLDQTFAYDISSVRSHLKKMPDTVCV